GATGCATACAGATTTCTCTGGCATTCAACAAGAGGTGACCAGTGGTGAAGAAGATGCTGAACGGCGTATTTTTCTCGTTATCCTCTTTACGCTGTGACTAATCCTTTACATTTCTTTCTGCTTTATCTCCCttcttgtgtgttttctgtctctgtcctCTTTTCTGGTCCACCATTTCTTTCTCATGTCACTTTTCTCGCTTGTCCTCTCATTGGTTTTCTCCCATCCTTTCTTTTCCTCGTCTCTCTGTCGGTCTCCATCGTCCCTCTGTGTCTGTCGTTGTCCTCAGGCTCACCCAGCTCTCAAAGCCTTTATGTGTGGCTCCCTCAGTGGCACCTGCTCTACACTCCTCTTCCAGCCTTTGGATCTGGTGAAGACACGACTGCAGACTCTGCAGAACAATGCCAAGCCCGGGTGTGtgcgcacacattcacacagacaaacacagtgaGAACATTTCAGCTGCATGTACTTTAGACACGTGTACATCAGCATGCCTCTGATATTAtccttttttctccccccccctctctttttctgactttaacccactcacacacacatacaaagcaTAAGAGGACAAAATTTGCTGGCAGTGCCAGCCTCAATCTCTTGGTATGACCCATATGGGGCAATTAGTCACACCAGCAGCATGTAATCATACTGTCAGGATGCTGGGTTGCAATTACCTCCACTGAGAACAGCAAATGTAAACATCTAAAagtggatttttatttatttcacatgtGGAGGCCTTTCTTTAGCACAGAGCTCCAGAAGGATAATTTCTGTGGTAATTGATTTCACAATAGCGATTCACCACAGCTATAACCATTTATTGTCAGCATGTCTTTGAGtgtttacagtactgtgcaaaagttttgggccacccctcatttatttatgttttgctttgaaAATTGGAAACTAGTGCAGCAGTGTATAGAAATAGTTTGTACAGTTCTAATgacttgaaagtcaatatttgattTAGCTGCTGAACTCTGAACTCTCCTGGGCAaattttcttgtcatttctttcagTAGTCTTCAGGGCtaattctccaggcttcttcaaGAATGTTGGCTGCCCTTCATTCTGTTCTCTGTTAAGGTTGAGGTCACTgctgaggtctgggctctggggaggccaatccatttTTCCTAAGAGCACATCACGCTGAACATGCCGAATTTTCAGctaatagaatagctttttgccaatcaccttcttggtgcaaaaatagtgtttcatgcctgtcaaactgtggtCTCTAGATTTAAGTAAagaaaatgggaacaaatgatgtgtttttatgacaggctgctcttaaaaaaaaaaaagtccctaAAGATCCAACCATCCACTTAGCTTATCCTTATCTGGTATGGGCTCGAGCCTATCCAGGTTACTATAGGGCAAGAGGCGAGGTACACCCAGGAAAAGTTGCCAGTctgctaacacagagagacagacaaccattcgcactcacattcacacttgggggcaatttagaatcaccaatgaATCTAGCCCCACTAACTACAGTTCTTAGGACTATGGGAGGAAGAGGACCCATGCAAACAtgggaagaacatgcaaactccacacagaaagatggAGTCGAAGTCATGACCTACTTGCTGTGAGACAACAGTGCTAATCAccatgccaccgtgctgcctgtgcctaaagatacaatttagaATTAAATTTTCTTAAGTTGTTTGTTTGTAgccacaacactggttcatcctttgAGTTACGTGTCTTATTTTATGCTCgactcataggtcagtgttaagtggcttaacaaaccccccaaaaatatTTCCAATTAAAAAACTTTggaagaccttcagaaagcccggctccttggaagcaaaatataaattaaaggGGGCTTAAGTTCTTTTGCACAGTAGtgtgttatgttttttattgtttgaacgatttaatttgtttgtatTGATTTCAAAATTTTGTCTTGCAGCGCACCCAAGGTGGGAATGTTTAGCGTTTTCATCAATGTTATTAAGACAGAGAAGTTCTTCAGTCTGTGGAAAGGTGTTTCACCGGTGAGCAACTGAAAGCACCGTTTTCATTATTTACAACAAATCCTGTTTGTTGCATGTTTGTacgcagatggctgcccctcccctaagcctggttctaccagaggtttcttccttttgaaagggagtttttccttcccactgtcgccaagtgatTGCTCATAAGgagtcgtctgattgttggggttttcttttgaTTATTGTATGGTCTTTAACTTAGAAATTTTATTCTCCCGCCAACACTCAAACTCATAGTGCATACTCCCCTCTAAGAAACAGATACAATGAAACAGATTAAAATGTGACGATATATATGcatattttttactgttaagGTAAAAATGTTTACTGCCTGATATTCACTTCATCCTTTAATTGCCTTTCTTTTTAACCAAGACAGCAAAAACTGTTACTTCTCCCTCTGCAGTCATTTGTGCGCTGCATCCCTGGGGTGGGTATCTACTTCAGCACCTTCTACTCCCTGAAGCAGCACTTCTTCCTGGACCGAGCTCCCAACGCTGGCGAGGCTGTTCTGCTCGGAGCGGGTGCCAGAGCTGTGGCTGGAGTCTCCATGTTACCATTTACGGTCATCAAGACGCGCTTCGAGGTATCTACCAGCTAACAGACTCTGACGCCAGATGGTCAAAGATGAAATATCTACTAATCTTCACACACCTGTTGTTGTGGAACTGCTTTTAGTCAGAGGTTTTTGCTCCATTTTATTATGACCCTCTTTTCTGTGGAGACACGTAGTGTGGATACAAAGGCAGACATTTACTCCTATTGTCACTCAGTCAACCGCATGGTTAAAGACATTTcaatttttctgtgtttttcagagTGGCTTTTACAGTTATGCGAGTGTGCCCGGTGCTCTGAGGAGTATGTATGAGACGGAGGGAATCAGAGCTCTGTTTTCTGGGCTGACTGCCACGCTGCTCCGTGATGCTCCTTTCTCCGGCATCTACGTCATGTTTTACAGCCAGGCCAAGAGAGCGCTGCCTCAAGGTGAGAGTCACGCTCAGTCAGCAGATCAAAATGGAGgtgaagaaaaatgtgaagagtTATGTTTTGTACACCTGCTGAGCAGAAATTTGCATTAGTGTTTTAATGCTTGTGCAGAAAATCAATCGGGTGGGTTTAGTGCTTGTACAGTATGTTCTGTGAGCAAAATCGGTAAAGCTGGGCACAGACTTAAACACTGTCAGACTGATAATGAATGACTGAAGAAGTAAATTGGGTGGCAAAAATTCTGCATACATATGTGCAAGCAGCTGTATGCTGCACAGGACTGATGCCGAGTGCCAAGGCCTCAAAAAGTAACAATCACATTTATTCACGTCCAGCGCAGAAGGTAACCCAGCTTATATGAACCATTAGAGAAAGTCCTTTATTTTCTTTGACAAGTCCCTCCATCGTGTAGCAGTTTCTACATTCACATAACACACGAAAGATCCTCGATTCAGTCTTGGGAgcagacacaaatccctttgtgGTTGTGTCAGGAAGACCATCCAGGGTAAAAATCTACCCAATCAAAATATGCGGAGATGCCTGCTGTGACGGCCCCTTCTGAATAAGAGagcttttatttaattataagcAAAAATCCTGAACTTGATGCATTCCCATTTTCACAATTCCTTTccatttcacacattttttttgtgctaaaaGCACTTGATGTAAAACATATGAAGCAACATGTCGTGGAAAACCCTCACTGTGAGCACTGATGTCTTGGTAGCGCTTCATAATACAGCTCTGATATAGTTTTCCAACTTTTACcatgtaaacaaattaaatggtTTATGGTGAATGCTTAAAATGTaggtagagagaaaaaaactgagTAACAGTAATTATACTGTGAATATATTGTAAGAAAGAAGGTTGTTTTCCTTTTGTAAATTCTAATTATGTAGTAATATTAGAGGTTCATGTTGTATTATTGTGTAACCTTACTTCTGTCTCTTGTTGTAGTTGCACAGTATCATTGAGGGGATGTGAGGGCTTTTAATTGCAATGTGCAAAAGGGGTTCTTACATGGTAATTGCAAGTTACTATTAGGAGTGAAGGCTTTAATATAGAATATCCTATTTCCCCTTCTTACTCTGTAATTAAACAGTATTATTAAGATGATGGGAGGCCTGCATTATAGAGCATCCCATTTCTCCTAATAGTAATTTGTAattactgtctaaaaatgggTTCTTGCCTTGTAATTGCAAGCTACTATTAGGTGTGTGGCCAAGTAAATTGGTGATGTACATTAGGGCTGCCACtatcaaacatttaaataattgaGTATCGATTAATCGAGTAATGGGATAAGGCAGCCATTCTCAAAATACCCTTTCACACTTTAAATACTGATAAATACTTTTGTCTTATTAATGAGCAATAATATATATTCAAAAGACAAAAGCACAGGTCTTCAAAACTGCTTCATGGTTTAACATTTTTAGAAACTGcaatatttttagtattttaccCAAAAACAACATCTGTCAAAAACGTCCACCCTCTCACTGTATTTACATGCCAATAAAAATGTGGTGAAATGCTCACGCTTACACGGTGACAACTGAGCGCTACAGAGTTTTGgattaaacattaaaacatcaCAGCAAAAAATTTGTGTCGAATATTCTTTATAATCGAGTTACTCAGTGAATCATCGCAGCTCTTTGTGAAACTGATTTTTAGTGTTTTCCACGTATTTCTCTTTCTGTGGATTGactgattgtttttatttaaatcatcTGACATCCTCGGGTTCTCTTCTCTCAGAGGTGACCTCGGCGCCCTACGCCCCGCTGGTGAACTTCAGCTGTGGGGTGATTGCGGGTGTCATGGCATCAGTAGTAACGCAGCCTGCAGATGTAGTGAAGACTCACATTCAAGTCAGACCCTCCCACTGTAGCACAGCAGGTGCAGTTCGCCGCATCTACATGGTATGTACTCACgttcttgttgtgtttttcagtaAGAAGCACTTACTTTCACTATTATATAACATCTAACTGAGGATTACTGCTCTGGCCTTTCCTCCAGGAGCACGGCATGGCTGGGTTTTTTCGTGGAGCTGTGCCCAGGTCTCTTCGACGCACTCTCATGGCTGCCATGGCTTGGACTGTGTATGAACAGCTGATGGCTCGAATGGGCCTCAAATCCTGAAGAGCAAAAGTTTTGTGCCGCAAGAGAAGGGAAAGAACTGTAAGGGGATAATTctgtattattagtattatttttaaactgaaagCGTCATGCAAGAAGAAAAAGGAGCTGAGGAGCTTACAGGGTCATTGAGCCAGCAGTAACAAGATACTGAGCAAACGAAGCAGGTGGATAAATGCCTGAAAAACATGAGTAAGAgtgctctgtttgtgtgtttgctgtgtgtgtgtgtgaaactgtGTTTGGGACTGTGATGTTACACCTGAAGCACTCTTATGTCCGTCTCGGACTATAGTGACACTCCTGCTGTGAAGTGAACTCGTCCCTCCTAATATTTATGTTCCTGAGGTATGGCTAGCAATCAGAAAACAGGGCCAGTGGCTCTTCTGGGTAACAGAGTTGCCTTTGACGATGTTTTAAAATACCGTAGAAACAAACGAGACACTCGACAAGCTGGTGTCCCGTACAGCCGATTAAGAAGCAAAGCACTGCAGGTTCTGCCATATTCGTGAAGCTTAGACAAGATAGAGCAATGTTTCGTACTTGCTGACtgatctctctctttttttcttttttttctttttttttctttcttttttttttaagaagcagAGAAGTTTATTTGTTTCAGGCTCAGACAATCAGAAGTACTCACACAGCTGCATTATGGGAAAATCAAGGCCAATGCTAATAACGTGTTAAAGCCTTTGTTGCTGTATTGTTTAAAACTGCTAGCTACATTTATATAAAACTATGGTGTGTTTTCGACTCAGCGTAATGATAGCCACATCTGTAGCTAAATCAGTGAATAGCAGTGATGGCATCTCACgcgaaaaacccaacaaaaaagatttttttttaaaaatgaattatataaataaaatgtttgattATTTGTAGGATTTTCATTTTGAGACAACCTGTGGAGCTTCTCAGTAGCACTGTGGATTTGATACTCggtagttttgtttgttttctgcacACAGGAGTAACATGACACTCATAATATATTTATAAAGGCAactttgagtttattttatgaTGAGGGATTTGATTTTTGTAGGAAACACTGAATGTAAACACAGATTTCtgtgtttaaaagaaaactCCACCTTTAAAGGCACTGCAGGTTGCCCTTCTCCCTGCATTTAAATGAGCACTTTCACAAATTTATTTTCTtagtatacatatatatatttaggtTACCAGGCGAAGTTGAAGTCATTTAAGTATTTCAGGTTTTGCTGAAGTCAGGTACCTCCTATGATCAAACAGTATTTCCAGAATATTAAGCTTGCAAGTGAAGCATTCCTTAATCATTGCGCTGAAATGTTTATAAAGAGTCCATACCGGTGATGGAGCTGTGGATCTTGTCTTTGTATAGCCTCATTCTGGAATTGTAAATATGTGACTTAATACAGAGTTGctgatttaagaaaaaaagggggcgcACTAATGAATTCCTATAGAGTGTTTGCATAgatgttatttattattaatataaaaGAAGAGGTGATATAATAGAGAATAATGTCTTTGTGTCTGTACATAAAATGCAAACTGAAAGACGACTTAGTGTGATCTTTGAACGGCGAAGGTTGCCACCAAGAAGTAATTGTGTGCTTTACGTGATAGGAGTTTTTAATGATGGCTTCCTGTGAGTCCGCAGATAAGCCCAGTTTAACGAAAGAGAGGCGCTGAGCGTCTCTTCAGACCTATGGGCTGTTTAAAGGAAAAATGACAGGTAGTGAAGTACAAGTTCATTTAAAAGCCTCCATGTTTGCTGTCTTAACTTGAGCTGTGCCACAATTCACACCTCCTCACCTCCATTGTTGTGACTGTCCTGCATTCAGTGTTACAGTAGACACTCTGTCTGTGCGCGTGTTTGCTCAGACAGATGCTGTGCCTGTCTGATTTTTAAGTTGAATAAAAATCTCCTGttttcgtttttttgttttttgttttttccaaaaatGATTTTGACTTTGTGTTGTTATAAATGAAGAGGAGTTTGACATTCGATCATTTTATTCACTGTTTTGTATCCAGAACATCTCTTCTAAACCATACCGACTACAATGTGAACCACGTTACTGACGGAACATGCATGTTGCTATTAAACACAGTCATGATAAATATACAGAATTAGATGATGTAACACATTCAATAGATATTATCTAGTGCTAGCCTGTGAGAACGATGAAGCATCGGCATGTTATCATATACAGTTTCCCACATAATGTATGGAGggcatcattaaataattaattgtgttatcaattaaaataaatttgttaaatattttaaaagaaatgaatttgtttatatatttaatattcagtgtTAATTAACGAAACATTTAATTAACTAATGacattaaattaattatttattgatgtttttatttaattcattttggcaccCAAAGccataaaattatatttatacaAATGTATTGTGCTATCTGTTCTCATTCTAAAGCCATCAAAGACAAAGTTATTATCTACTACTCTCCaaactcttattttgaaagttcagtCAGTCTTCAGTCTGCTAGCCTCCTGCTGAATCCCGAAAACAGTCCTCAGCATCAATCAACTGTCTCAGGTCTCTCCTCCGATATCAGGCGCACTTCAATCCACTGCAGCTGGACTGCATCAGAAGCCTTTTTGTGCTCTGAAGATCCCCTGTGAACTGGATGGCCACTCTAATCAGCACTCACAGCTGgaagctctttttcttttctccctcccctcactccTAACTAGTCATGGCAGATGAcctcccctccctgagcctggttcagctggaggtttcttcctgctaagagggagttttttttctgtctaacGTCACAAAGTACTTGCTTATAGGGGGTCGCTTGATTGTTGGGGCTTTCCACTTTAGGTTGTTAAAATTGGTGCCATGTAAATAAGCCTGGATTGAACTGAAATGCTGCAGAGCAGAACGATGAACGCTGTCACCAGCTGCAGGCCAAGACTGTGGAACTGGAGTACCTCCACAGATCAGCAGCTGATTTTTGATGAATATTGTTAAGAAAGGACAGATGTTCTCTGGCACTCTGTGGGAAACATTGATACAGCAGCACAGCATGTAGGAAGCCTTTCTCTTAAACCAGCCTAACATTAACAAAGATGGCGTCAAGTAATGCAAATTTAACTAAAGATTAAAAACCAAAACGGTTGTCAAACCTATGAGAATCCATTTTTAAGAGTCTTTTACACATGCAAAAGTTTCTAAATGAATTTTTACATCAAAGTTAAATTCTAATAAACATTCTCACTTTTTCTACATTTGTTTTTAGAAGAATAAAGCTGACAGACATTCGTGTTGTATGTTTGTCATTCTGCGCTACATAGGATGAAAGAAAAATGGCACAAAAAAATCTCAgcacaaaaactaaaaatgatGTGAATAACACTTGGACTGAGAAAGAAACCTTTGCTTTAACAGCTCAAATGCAATTGGGATTTACACGCAAATGAAACTGAGTTTCTCTTCGCAGTCCAGATTCTCCCACACTCCGTTTTTGTTTAAAGCTCCACAGTAATTTCGACCTGGACACTGGTGCTCCCGATCCCCTTCTGACCAGGCCTCGTATATCAGAGGGCTGCCGTCCACCCACAGCCAGCGATCAGCCAGGAAGCACAGCCCGATCCACACCCGATCGGTGACGGTGTCCTGCTGGATCTCCTTCAGGGTCAAAAGGTTCTCGGTCTCAGAGGTCAGACTTGTGAGCgtagtgtgtgtctgtttacagTACTCCAACGCTTCCTCCCAAGCCAtcttctcctccatcactgTTGTGCTGAAGCAGAAAAAAGGCAGTTCTGTCAGTGGTGAGGAACCAAACCATCCCGCCACTGTGGTACAGCCATCCCAGCACACACTAACAAAGAGATCATAATCGATAGATGGTTGGGACTCATCCCAAACTATGTTGGTTTCATATCCTCCTCCTGACCACTTCCAGTATGTGCCCTTTTTGTAGAGACCGATCCAGAACTCACCAGAAACTTTTCCCAGGGTTGCTTTTCTCAGTTTCTTCTTTTCCCAACTTGTACTTAGTGGGGAAAGATCAGTGTAATAGTTTTGGCAGTACAATTGAGCGCCATACCAGCTCAATCTGTTTTGCACATACACATGTTTACCAAATTTCTGCCCTGTCAGGTACGGCAAGGCGTTTACAATAAAGAGCGTTTTCCAAAGCAGGGTCTCCATGCTGGTTCAGCCGACTGGTGTGATGAGCCTTAGCCTGTGCTTCTTCCTCAGTTATTGCTTGAAATAAATCGAGGAACACCACCTGCTGACTCCCTCAGTCTTCTCTCGTTGCATCTCATGCATATGACATCATGTAAATACAATTTGATTGCCACACCCTGGATTTCTACTGCGCCCATCATCTTTAATGCACTCCAACCCCCACACCTCTATGTTTCACGTGAATTTTGAGAGCATCAGCAAAGGCCACGTGAAATACTTAAAACTACTGTTGCCTTCACAGTTCATACATGTTAAATACACATTATCTCTCTGTGATACTGAAGCTGATTATGCTGATGTAATGTGGTCTGTAATGGAGAGTGAACCACCCAGGTAAGTTCACTTAACGTGGGTAGATAAAGGTAAATAAATGGCTATATTAAAACTAACCAAGAGTTATAACACAAGCTGCTGATAGATTTATCTGAAACTAAAAGGACATGTTGGTGACATAACATTAAAGCATGCTGTTAACCAAGCTTTAGCTGACAGAGGTGAATGTAGTCAGGGTTCAAAgccaaaagtaaaacagaaataggCACTGGATTAATTTTGCTTGCAAAATTGCAGGCATCAACTCATGTCACGGAAGCCGGCGCAAATTTTCCTAAAcaattttgtttaataaatttaTTTCCATTTGACATTGAGAAACAAAATGTTCTGTTTGAGCTCACATGTCATTTTCTCTCTCTACATGCTTCCCTCATGTTTTCTGTGGCAAAACTGAATCCTCAGTGTGCATCACAACCTGCCAACAGTCACCAAAAAGAATGGTGACAAGAAAAAATACTGAAGGGGTCTGAAAGGGTCTACTGAATGTGTGTTATGCAGTCATGTTAGAAAAATAACAGGACATTAATAAGTGCTATCGATTCAGAAAGACCATTTTCTAATGTGCACTGAACACAAAGAAGGCTCAGAAATGACCAGATGTGGTACTATAAAGCTTTAATTATATGTCGTTGGTGGATatgacatccatccatccatccatccatccatcttcttcaaCTTATCCGGTTCAGGGTCGCAGGGATGCTGGGCAGCGTGTGCcccctggacaggtcgctagttcataaaaatcataaaaagaGGAAAGAGTAAGTAGCATACcccaaacaacacaaaagcaagaagatattttgttttcacataAAGAAACTTGCCTTTTTCAGTGATTTTAGTGTGAAATCATACATTTTTGAAATCCACTTTagaagtttttaatgtttttaataattttcaAACAGGGATACAAGTAACACCTTTTGATTCAATCACATCTCCTGAATGGGCCCTTTACTCCTCCATAAATCTGCTGCAGGTTGATTATTATTCAGGAGGTCACTCCAGCATTTGTATGTTGGAGTGCCTCTGGGGCAAAAAGTGAACCCCAAATAAACCCAGATGGATTG
This sequence is a window from Oreochromis niloticus isolate F11D_XX linkage group LG6, O_niloticus_UMD_NMBU, whole genome shotgun sequence. Protein-coding genes within it:
- the LOC100706026 gene encoding mitochondrial glycine transporter B isoform X2, which produces MELGAAHPALKAFMCGSLSGTCSTLLFQPLDLVKTRLQTLQNNAKPGAPKVGMFSVFINVIKTEKFFSLWKGVSPSFVRCIPGVGIYFSTFYSLKQHFFLDRAPNAGEAVLLGAGARAVAGVSMLPFTVIKTRFESGFYSYASVPGALRSMYETEGIRALFSGLTATLLRDAPFSGIYVMFYSQAKRALPQEVTSAPYAPLVNFSCGVIAGVMASVVTQPADVVKTHIQVRPSHCSTAGAVRRIYMEHGMAGFFRGAVPRSLRRTLMAAMAWTVYEQLMARMGLKS
- the LOC100706026 gene encoding mitochondrial glycine transporter B isoform X1; its protein translation is MQEKQDSQSRAPGNPGKAHPALKAFMCGSLSGTCSTLLFQPLDLVKTRLQTLQNNAKPGAPKVGMFSVFINVIKTEKFFSLWKGVSPSFVRCIPGVGIYFSTFYSLKQHFFLDRAPNAGEAVLLGAGARAVAGVSMLPFTVIKTRFESGFYSYASVPGALRSMYETEGIRALFSGLTATLLRDAPFSGIYVMFYSQAKRALPQEVTSAPYAPLVNFSCGVIAGVMASVVTQPADVVKTHIQVRPSHCSTAGAVRRIYMEHGMAGFFRGAVPRSLRRTLMAAMAWTVYEQLMARMGLKS